A stretch of the Nicotiana tabacum cultivar K326 chromosome 6, ASM71507v2, whole genome shotgun sequence genome encodes the following:
- the LOC142181873 gene encoding putative mitochondrial protein AtMg00710: protein MNRTLCDRAQGMLSHSCVSNDFLAEAINTTCYLVNKSSSTSIVFKTPFEVWSSSPVDYSNLTIFGCPSYAHVSDGKLEPTEKKCLFLGYATGVKGYKLWCTDQKTPGLIISRDITCNESASLDSQREKAIAETDRGVSDRIELEIESLLAQPSSSKVEEV, encoded by the coding sequence atgaatagAACACTTTGTGATAGGGCACAAGGCATGCTTTCACACTCATGTGTTAGCAATGATTTTTTGGCTGAAGCAATCAATACAACTTGTTATTTGGTCAACAAATCTTCATCCACATCTATTGTGttcaaaactccttttgaggtatgGTCCAGTTCGCCTGTTGATTATTCAAATTTAACAATATTTGGTTGTCCTTCTTATGCTCATGTGAGCGATGGAAAACTCGAGCCAACGGAAAAGAAGTGCCTATTTCTAGGGTATGCAACTGGAGTGAAAGGTTATAAGTTATGGTGCACAGATCAAAAGACTCCAGGGCTAATTATTAGTAGGGATATAACATGCAATGAATCTGCCTCACTAGACAGCCAGAGGGAGAAGGCAATAGCAGAAACAGATCGTGGTGTCAGTGACCGCATAGAGCTAGAAATTGAATCTCTACTAGCTCAGCCCAGTAGTTCTAAAGTAGAGGAAGTGtaa